The following coding sequences lie in one Miscanthus floridulus cultivar M001 chromosome 9, ASM1932011v1, whole genome shotgun sequence genomic window:
- the LOC136482471 gene encoding bisdemethoxycurcumin synthase-like: protein MGSAPATVHEMRRAQRADGPAAVLGIGTANPPTCIAQDDYPDYYFRVTNSEHLTDLKAKLSRICNNKKSGIRQRYLHLNEELLAANPGFIDPTQPSLDKRVEIASAAVPDLAAKAAAKAIAEWGRPATDITHLIFSTYSGARAPSADRRLASLLGLRPTVSRTILNLHGCYGGGRSLQLAKELAENNRGARVLVACSELTLIAFYGPEGGCIDNIIGQTLFGDGAGAVIVGADPVVPVERPLFEMAFASQTTIPETEDAISMQYSKCGMVYHLSSQVPRLLRCNVERCLVDAFRTLGVSAAWNDLFWAIHPGGRAILDNIEEVLGLEDGKLAASRHVLSEFGNMSGTTVIFVLDELRRRRAAAAKQGGDAPEWGVMMAFGPGITMETMVLHAPSNLELEGN, encoded by the coding sequence ATGGGGAGCGCACCGGCCACCGTCCACGAGATGAGGCGTGCGCAGCGCGCGGATGGGCCGGCCGCCGTGCTCGGCATCGGCACGGCGAACCCGCCGACGTGCATTGCCCAGGACGATTACCCTGACTACTACTTCCGCGTCACCAACAGCGAGCACCTCACCGACCTCAAGGCCAAGCTCAGCAGGATCTGCAACAACAAGAAGTCCGGCATCAGGCAGCGCTACTTGCACCTCAACGAGGAGCTTCTGGCCGCCAATCCGGGCTTCATCGACCCCACGCAGCCGTCCCTGGACAAGCGCGTGGAAATCGCCTCCGCCGCCGTCCCGGACCTGGCTGCGAAAGCGGCCGCCAAGGCCATCGCGGAGTGGGGCCGCCCGGCCACCGATATCACCCACCTCATCTTCAGCACCTACTCCGGCGCGCGTGCCCCGAGCGCCGACCGCCGCCTGGCCTCCCTGCTGGGCCTCCGCCCCACGGTGTCCCGCACCATCCTCAACCTTCACGGCTGCTACGGCGGGGGGCGGTCGCTCCAGCTCGCCAAGGAGCTCGCGGAGAACAACCGCGGCGCGCGCGTCCTTGTCGCCTGCTCCGAGCTCACGCTCATCGCCTTCTACGGGCCCGAGGGGGGCTGCATCGACAACATCATCGGCCAGACCCTGTTTGGTGACGGTGCCGGGGCCGTCATCGTCGGCGCCGACCCCGTCGTCCCTGTCGAGCGCCCGCTGTTCGAGATGGCGTTCGCGTCGCAGACCACGATACCGGAGACCGAGGACGCCATCTCCATGCAGTACAGCAAATGCGGCATGGTGTACCACCTCTCCAGCCAGGTGCCCCGCCTGCTGCGGTGCAACGTGGAACGCTGCCTTGTCGACGCGTTCCGCACGCTCGGCGTCAGCGCCGCATGGAACGACCTTTTCTGGGCGATCCATCCCGGAGGTCGTGCCATCCTGGACAACATCGAGGAAGTGCTCGGTCTGGAGGACGGGAAACTAGCGGCGAGTCGCCACGTGCTCAGCGAGTTTGGCAACATGAGTGGCACCACAGTGATCTTCGTGCTCGATGAGTTGCGCCGCCGTCGGGCAGCAGCGGCCAAGCAGGGAGGGGATGCGCCGGAGTGGGGAGTGATGATGGCTTTTGGACCGGGAATCACAATGGAGACCATGGTGCTCCACGCCCCTAGCAACCTGGAACTGGAGGGAAATTGA